Proteins found in one Bremerella volcania genomic segment:
- a CDS encoding leucine-rich repeat domain-containing protein, producing MMRFRFSLLTIVWVCFAATSGLSQDLGKAKNAEEAAAALEKMGAFVERGIVSGRVEYVSFREKRFAPHDLAGLKHFPGLDWVSFEKVTLSGRDLSALSEAKTIKEISFTEVPITDKDLLPLASLKDLKKLYFYDCPIKGRTLGKFPNLEFLHVFECPLDDAAMKQVGTLEKVWSLTLSETKLTNRGVKALASLKELKLVTLGYNNIGDPAIEALQGLEKLTFIDVDHTNVGDEGLQMLKGVKTLELISAESTKITDKGLEALLELPELNALYLDGNNITDEGLRTLSKIKTLDNLQLDDTKVTDAGLPAVLDLTNLTILMVQRTGVTKAGADELWSKKMNLRITY from the coding sequence ATGATGCGATTTCGATTTTCACTACTGACGATCGTATGGGTATGCTTTGCCGCAACGTCCGGGCTTTCTCAGGACTTGGGCAAAGCGAAGAATGCTGAAGAAGCCGCCGCGGCGCTCGAAAAGATGGGCGCGTTCGTCGAACGAGGTATTGTGTCGGGCCGCGTCGAGTACGTCTCGTTTCGAGAGAAGCGTTTCGCGCCCCATGATCTTGCCGGGCTCAAACACTTCCCCGGGCTAGACTGGGTTTCGTTCGAAAAGGTGACGCTATCCGGAAGAGATCTGAGCGCCCTATCCGAGGCAAAAACCATTAAGGAGATTAGTTTCACCGAGGTACCGATTACCGACAAAGATCTCTTGCCTCTTGCCTCGTTGAAAGACCTGAAGAAGCTGTATTTTTACGATTGTCCGATCAAAGGGAGAACGCTAGGCAAGTTCCCGAATCTGGAGTTCTTGCACGTCTTTGAGTGTCCTTTGGACGACGCGGCCATGAAACAAGTTGGCACCCTGGAGAAGGTCTGGAGTCTCACGCTTTCGGAAACGAAGTTGACCAATCGAGGCGTGAAAGCTCTTGCGTCCCTCAAGGAACTCAAATTGGTGACCTTGGGCTACAACAATATCGGCGATCCAGCGATAGAGGCGCTCCAAGGGCTGGAAAAGTTGACGTTTATCGATGTGGACCATACAAACGTCGGAGACGAAGGGCTGCAGATGCTCAAAGGGGTGAAGACACTCGAGTTAATTTCGGCTGAAAGCACGAAAATTACCGACAAAGGACTCGAAGCGCTGTTGGAACTTCCGGAACTCAATGCGCTCTATCTTGACGGCAACAACATCACCGACGAAGGCCTCCGGACGCTCTCGAAGATCAAAACGCTGGATAACCTTCAGCTCGACGATACGAAAGTTACCGATGCCGGCCTGCCGGCGGTCTTGGACTTGACCAACCTCACCATCCTGATGGTTCAAAGAACCGGCGTTACCAAAGCCGGGGCGGACGAGCTTTGGTCGAAGAAGATGAATCTGCGGATTACTTACTGA